The Triticum aestivum cultivar Chinese Spring chromosome 6D, IWGSC CS RefSeq v2.1, whole genome shotgun sequence genomic sequence AAAGCCGATACAAGAAAACTAGAGCCGGTGGTAACAActcatgattttttttcctttttaaatgTTGTCATCATgttttttttggaagaatatgtcGTCACTCTGTTGATGATGAATTCAAATGTTTGCTCTCCAAAATAAAAATGTTGTTGTTGCGTCCGCATTCGAGTCCAGACTTGGACGTGCGGTGAAACCATTTTCAGAGACTTTTGGCGCGCACACATACACACTGGTGTGTCACGTACCGTCCAATCCATATGCTCATCGCTGTTTTTGTTTCCTTCTTTCTGAAGGACACCTCTTCGCTGTCGAGGCCGGACGGAACGGAGGCGAGGCCAGGCCAGAAAAGAACAAGCgcaaaagcaaaaagcaaagcgTGTGGGGGGCGGCGGTCGCAACCAAGTTGGCCCGAATATTCCCTGTGAGGGGTCAGGCGACATCATCGCCAACATCTCCCCGCGTTTCTCTCGCCCCCGCCGCTCCTCCACCGCCTCTCTTCCACTCTCCGTCACCGCCGCCTacaagccggagccgccgccggaaTATTCCCTCGAGGCGCCGTTCGCAGCTCGCAGTGAAGGTTTCTGTAGATCAAAACCGTACGAGTTCCAGTTCCGTCGACGTGTGCTACTGACAAGCAGTTAGTTTCCTCGACTAAGAGAGCCAGACTTCGCCTAGTTTTGGTATATGCGGTATTTTGATCCGTCTACCTCCCTTGGTCCCGGCGGTGAGCCGATGGAGCGATCGATGCGTGTTGTCGTGATCATTGACCGGCGAGGCGACACCCAATCGCCAACGATCTTCAGGTAAAATCTAGCAAGTGAGCAATGATCATCTTTAGCAAAAAACAAACAGGCGCGTCATGATCGATCCGAACAACAGACAGCGCCTTCCTCGCCTCGCTAGCTACGACCGGGACCCGGCGGCAGCGGCGCACATGCACACATGGCGCAACCGCTCGTGTCGTGGGCCGCGGCGACAACGTGGCGCGCGCCCTTCCCGGGCCCGATCGGCCGGCCGTACGCACGCCGCCGGCGGCCCTCCACGCGTCGCGGCCCGGTTGGCGCTGGGTCGGTTGTCTAGCTCTTTGTTTTGTTTTGCACCCTAGCGCAAGGCTCCCCGAGATTCCAAGCGCCGCGCCGCACCGCACGCATGATCGACCGAGCAGAGCACACGATGCTGCGGCATGCGATGCGATGCCCGGCGTCCGGTTCGGTTCATGCTCTCTCGCCCGCCTCGGCGCCCATCTCTCTCCCCACCTGTCTACATATCGCCGCACCGCACCGCGCCTCCTCCCCGCGTCTCTATCTCCGCCCACGCCCGGCCATATAGCTAGCGAGCCAGCAGCACACATTCCCATCACGAATCCTCCTCGGGCTTGGCCGAATTCCCACGCCAACTTCACACCGCACCAGATTCGCGCCGCGCCGCACCGCACCGGGCGAGCCGGCCACGCGCGCTCGCGCTCTAGGCAGAGCTAGCTAGCTGCGGCACGCACACACACAGAGCTGACCCTACTCCGGGAGATATACCAGTTGATCGGCCACGAGAGGAAGCTAGCTAGGTAGCTTGCCAACTAGGAGGCGAAGGGCGGCCGGCCGGAGGCGCGATCGAGGTGGACGGACGGAGGCGAGAGCTCGCCGGAGATCATCATGTTCGAGGGGATGGAGCGGGCGGGGTACGGCGTGGGCGCCGGGGTGGTGCTGTCGCGGGACCCCAAGCCCCGGCTGCGCTGGACGCCCGACCTGCACGAGCGCTTCGTGGAGGCCGTCACCAAGCTCGGCGGGCCCGACAGTAAGCACCACCTCCTCCTTTGCTACTCCACTCCATGCATACATGTGCGCAAGTAATTTGccaccgccgccaccagccggTCTGCTCCAGCTCCCATCGCCCAGCTCATGTTCATGTCCGGCAGCCTGTCGGAGCATTTGCCCGCCCCACCCGGCCGCTGTAGCCTGTAAAGGCCAAAGGGGCCGAGCATGCATGCGTGTCAGCATGTCATGTGTGCGCACAGGAATTCGGGGTTTAAACTTTGACGATTAAGTATAGAGTGAAGGATTACCGGAGGCTACAACTCTCTGAGCATCAGAGTCTTCAGAGAGATCCGTGTGTTATGATCACGATCATCTGTTGATCGCTCGATCTTCCTTTTTCTTTGAGACGGAGTTGATCTGTGGCCCCATTTCTGGTTGTTTTCTGTTCTGATCCATCCATGCCTGTAGTATATGCAAGTACTGATTTGACTTGGTTTCCCATTTGACTTTGCTGTCGACAGAGGCGACGCCCAAGTCGGTGCTGAGACTGATGGGCATGAAAGGGCTCACCTTGTACCACCTCAAGAGCCATCTTCAGGTTTCCACTCAACATCACTGCAGACTAGTTATTCCCTACAAAAAAACAGCTATGCATAGTATATCGTTGCTGTTTTTATTGAGTGCTACTAGTAATTCCTAACTCTGGATGatgtcaaaacttcagaaatacaGGATGGGAAAGCAGAGCAAGAAAGACACAGGCTTCGAAACCAACAGAGGAGGTATGCATGCATGAACCTGCACCTGCTAAAAGCAGCACTTAGATTAGGGAACATGACAACCTtttaaaagaaaagaaacaacatgACAAAGCATTTGACGTTGATGCATTTTGTTTTTCGTTTCCCTTTTTCCCTGTTCCAAATCTCACATGCCTTCAACTTCTCTTTGCACAGCCTTCGCCGCGCAGGGTATCAGTTTCTCCTCGGCGGTGCCTCCAAACGTTCCGTCCGCCGGAAACAGCAACATGGGGTGAGTCAACCTTATACCAAGAGCGCAGGTTCATGTCTAATTTCTAGTCTAATTAACCATGATGACCAGGACGGGAGAACTAGCAGCATCTTTTAGCTGACATAGCAGTTATATATGACGATTTATCATACTATATACTCTTACATACTAATACTAATATTGGTTTATACACAAGAATACACTTACTTGATTGTGATGGACTTTCAATGATTTGGACGGTGAGGTCATGGGATAGGGACATCAATCTGTTGATGACTATTCAGGCATATAGATGACCTTATGCATGCATGTCTGCTAATTAATATGTTCATGCAGGAAATTTTATACCGACATCACAAAATGCTGGATCAGTCCCGTCAAAGAAAAATGCTGCATCAGTCTATCTATACCGAATCAGTTTATGTATTTCTTCACACTCAACGAGCAAGTAACATATGAAATGTCGCCGGTCTGATTAGTCTTAAATTTTGAAATCAATTATGTTTGGTGGGTTGTATGTCATGCAATTGCTCTCTGAAGGCGGTGCCCCTAAATACATTCTTGAACACTTTTGCATATAACAGAGAAACGCCACTCGCGGATGCTTTAAGATATCAAATCGAAGTCCAAAGGAAGCTGCACGAACAGCTCGAGGTAACAAATTATTTCCAGAGCAAGCATCATCAACATGAGCCTCAATTAGTCATTTTTCCAATCCTTGCCTCCAACAACATATTTTTGTTCAACCCTTGAGTGTTCTCATACACTACACCACACATGCAGGTTCAGAAGAAGCTGCAGATGCGCATCGAGGCGCAAGGGAAGTACCTGCAAACGATCCTGGAGAAGGCCCAGAAGAACCTCTCCTACGAAGCCGGCGGAGACGCAACCCTAGAGACTACCAGGTCGCAGCTCACCGACTTCAACCTAGCCCTCTCGGGGTTCATGGACGACGCGACGCAGGCGTGCCAGCAGAACGGCGGGGAGCTGGCCAAGGCCCTCTCCGACGACGGCCTCAGAGCCGGCAACCTGGGCTTCCAGCTCTACCACGGCGGCGACGACGTGAAATGCGCCACCGACGAGGACCTGCTCCTGCTGGACCTGAACATCAAAGGAGGGTACGATCACCGGCTGTCCGCCCACGGCATGCCGCGCGGCGCGGTGGACCTGACGGTCGGCCAGCACCGGAGGTAAAAATGTGTTTCGGTAGAAGGGCGAGCGTAGTTTTTAAGTCGAGCAGTTGAGCTCCCTACGAGAGATTCTTTTGGCAGTCCCGAGGATGCTTGTTTACGGTCTGGTTACACTTTATACGTACGTACCTATGCTGATGTAAAATCTGTGGAAATTGAGATCCAGGCTTCGAATAAGTGTAGCTAGATGATGATCGAGTGTGAGATCTGATTGCACTGTGTACGTACCTCCTAAAATTCTGATCGACTACTAGAACATAGCATCATGGAGTGTTTTTGCTGCTGTTGAGGGATGGCATTATGAGGTGTTGCATGCAACAGACCAGGCACCTTCAAGAGATTCTGTCTGTCTTGTAGTAGTTGGGTTCAGTAGCTCTGTTCCTATGTATGAAAATGATATCTTGTTCCTAATGTCTTGTCGAGTAAGCAGATCACATTATTGGCTTATTGTGGCGAGGTGGAAGTCAATGGTGGGTGGTGCTTTGCATGTCTTGACTAACTGGTAGAAGAGGAGCAATTGAAAATTCAAATTTTCGAGCCTGCTACTGAAAGTGCACTTCTGAATTCTCAAGCAGAATGTCAACACACGTATCCTTGCTCCTTCTTCGAAAAAGCACTCAGATCTGTTGTCCAAACGAGTAGTGCAAACACCCTGGAAAAAAATTACATTAAAGTCCCCGAGGGctgaccttcttcttcctctcatacAGCCGATGGCACATCACCCCAAACAGCTCCAACGCTGGAGTCAGCTTACCCTTGTTGATCACGGATGGTAAGTCATCAAGGTCACAGTCCTACCGGACCATCACCCTGGAAAAGAAGCTCTCACAACCGAAAGAGCCTTAGATCCAAGAACCCAACCTCTATTAGATCTCAAAGGCCTCACGACGACACCAGGGAGCGTGCTAATGTGACGAAGATGAGGCGGGAAGACCCACCTCTAAAGGGATGCCGCCGCCGCTGCATTACAAACCCTATGACCCTAGCATCACTGTCCAAAACAGATGGCTGGAATCTACATCAGTGAACCATCGACGCTGCCAGACAACATCATGAGACGGGAATGCTCGAGGAATAATTATTTCTCGGGCAGCCATCGTCGCCAACATCAACGATGCGGCACCGAAGATGGCTTTACTTTACGCTATCGTCACCATCACCGGAAGGGTCGAAGCGACTGACAATGAAGGTCAACCTAAAAATACCATAAGGAGAGAAACTACATCTCAATTTGGTAGATCGAGGCCTCCTCATACTACCATACCGACATGTCGCCGGTGAAGGAGGGACAACGACCTACCGATGAAGGAGGAGTGGCACGACGCCCCCAAGATCGCCTCTAGCTAGGGTTCGGAGAGGAAATGATATGACCTTGATATGACATGGACCCCTCATTCTACTTGAAGGACGACACTTCTAGCACATACATCAGTGCTAACATAAGCAACTTCTCTCTTCATGACTAGGATGCGCATAGCCAACATCAACACACACATCAAGCATTACGTCGGCAAAGTGCAAAGGNNNNNNNNNNNNNNNNNNNNNNNNNNNNNNNNNNNNNNNNNNNNNNNNNNNNNNNNNNNNNNNNNNNNNNNNNNNNNNNNNNNNNNNNNNNNNNNNNNNNNNNNNNNNNNNNNNNNNNNNNNNNNNNNNNNNNNNNNNNNNNNNNNNNNNNNNNNNNNNNNNNNNNNNNNNNNNNNNNNNNNNNNNNNNNNNNNNNNNNNNNNNNNNNNNNNNNNNNNNNNNNNNNNNNNNNNNNNNNNNNNNNNNNNNNNNNNNNNNNGATTCTAAAGCTATAACGGCGACTGACAAACTATAATAACAGTTATCCGCACCACTCATCTCTTCACGCCAGAAGGACAATGAGAAAGGTTTTTCAGCAACAATGCCTCTAGGAAGGGAACTACACTCAGGCGCCGCCTTCGCCGGAACCAACCATCGAAGGCTAGATCCTGAGTTTTCAGCCTAAAGATGAAGGCTGAGCAAAtccaaacaatgccttcaacaaatTAACGACGTGAAAGCACCGTCATTGAAGTACAACCAACTAGGGTTAGATAGGTTTTCACCACCAAAACAAAGTCATTATTTGTTGTAACCACCACTTTTCGTGATTCTAGTAGCTACATGTGTAGCATAGTCTTGTCATGAGATGCCACACAAGTGAAGACCATGCCCGCACAAGCAGACTATCTCGCCGTGACAAAAGGCAGTCACCACCATAGACTTCGAGTGGCGAAGGTCGCCACCACACACGCAACGATGATTGACGAGGAAGGAGGCTCACTAGTACCGCCAAAATCCCAACGATGCTTTGGCAGTCCCATACCGTTCTCTTGTCCCACCGTCCTAGAGCATAGCATTATGGAGTGTTTTTGTGAGGAATAGCATTTTGAAGTGTTGAGATAAAGAACAAATGCTTACTCGGTAAATGGTTGTACAAACTTTCTGTTGAGGACGAGGGGGTATGGATATAGTTATTGCGTAAAAAGTATCTACACTCCAAAACCCTCGCACAAGTTACGGCGCAGCCAAATGATTCTCCTTTTTGGAAGGGGCTCATGCGGACAAAGGTAGCCTTTTACAATAGGACCAAATTCACTATTgggaatggcaattcaactagctCTTGAGAAGATACTTGGCTAGGAGGCACGTCACTGGCCATACAATATCCAATCCTCTACAATATTGTACAACGAAAAGAGACATTCGTTACTACAATTCTGAAATCTGTTCGCTTAAACATATAGTTCAGAAGGTTACTTGTGGGGGGAACGATGGGATAGATGGCTACATCTTATGCGCAGGTTGATGCAGGTCACCCTTTCTGATGAGTCAGATACACTACACTGGTGACTTCCAGTGTCAGGGGTATTCTCAGTGAAGTCTATGTATACAAACTTGATAACCAATGGGCCAATCCCAAAGTTAGTACACATTTGGAGAATAAAAGTGACCTTAAAGATCAAAAAATTATGTGGTTGTCACAAAGAAGTGGTCCCGACTGAAGATAACCTTGGAAAACGTAAATGGGAAGATAGTAAATGATGTTGTTTCTGTAATCGGGATGAATCAATCCAACATCCGTTTCTTGACTGTCCACCTGCCAAGCTACTGTCGCGCACAGTGCATGTGGCATTTAACGTCAGTCCACCTGATACCATAAACACTCCTTTTGAAATTTGGCTAAATGGGGTAGAGCCTAAGTTAGCGGCGCATACTCGAGTCAGAGTGTGTGCATTACTTTAGGCCATATGAAACTGCCGAAATGATGCAATTTTTAACAAGAAAAACATCACAAATTTTTGCAGGTAATCTATAGGGCAACTGGCTGGATCTGTACGCGGTCGTTACTCAACTGTGTGTATGCGAAGGAGCATGTGGCTTATGGATGCAACCAAAGGAGACGGCCGCATGGGATACCTataaccggtttggatgacggtccgACAATAGGATAAGGTAATCTACAGGGCAACTGGCTGGATCTGTACGCAGTCGTTACTCAACTGTGTGTATGCGAAGGAGCATGTGGCTTATAGATGCAATCAAAGGAGACGGCCGCATGGGATATCTataaccggtttggatgacggtccgACAATAGGATAAGGTAATCTACAGGGCAACTGGCTGGATCTGTACGCGGTCGTTACTCAACTGTGTGTATGAGAAGGAGCAACTGTGTGTATGCGAAGGAGCATGTGGCTTATAGATGCAACCAAAGGAGACGGCCGCATGGGATACCTATAACTGATTTGGATGACGGTCCGACAATAGGATAAGTGTATAGGCATCTAGCCCTAGATTTTGCCGGTTGTGGCTTTGAGTTCTTCTTTTATTTATTCCAGTTCTTGTATCGTACTACACACTTGTTGGATCTTTTGGTTAATAAGATGGTTGCACACATCCACACTTGTTGGATCTTTTGGTTAATAAGATGGTTGCACGCATCGTTTCGATGGCAAGGCCGGGAGTAATCCTCCTTTTCTTAAAAAATACGATGTGTTGCATTCGGTGTGTCTTGTGGTTGGGTTCAGTTGATTCTTCCTATGCATGAAAAGATATCTTGTTTCTTATATCCTGTCGAGTAAGCAGATGAGATTATTGACTTACTGCGGGGAAGTGGAAGTCAACGGTGGGTACTTGTTTACATGTGCTGACTAACTAGTAAAAAGAGGAGCAAGTGAAAATTCATATTTCCAAGCCTGCAACTGAAAGTGCACTTCTGAATTCTGAAGCAGAATGCCAGCACATACAGTACATCCTTTGCTAACCGAAGCAACTTCCACTACAAGCCTAGTGCCCCACCGTTCATCGCTAGCTAATCGAATAGCTAGCTAGCTACTCGTTGCTGTAAGCTGTAAGAGTTGGGACGTGTACATTGGTTCCTCGAGAAATCTTGGAGCTCTCGTGACAAACGGCCGTTTTATTTCTCACACAAGCATCACTATCTTACCTATCCGACACACATATATATATTAGCAACAACTTTTGTTCTTCACTGACAAGGGCAGAGCTAGGCGGTCTGGGCATTCATCCGTCAGTGATATCCTAGCGGGGCAGGCGTCTTGTTGAGCTCCAGCCCCTGGAAATGGATGTCCTGCATGCCCATCATCACTCATCAGAATCCAAACAGTTGAGAGTCCAGACATCACATCAGGAGAAGCTGAGCAGAGCAGAGTTCAGACGTCGATACATCGGGGACCATGTATGGGAGATGAGCGTACCGCGGCGAAGTGGTTGACGTCGCGGTGGTGCGCCTCGTCGGCGCGCACGACGGTGACGACGTCCTTGAGCCTGGCGTCGGGCGGGAGGCGCCAGTAGTCGATGGCGATACGCGGGGCGGGGACGTTCTCGATCCTGCCGTCCTCCAGGTCGCGGAGGAACTCGGTGTAggagtggatggcctcctcctccAGGTA encodes the following:
- the LOC123145187 gene encoding myb family transcription factor PHL11 isoform X3 encodes the protein MFEGMERAGYGVGAGVVLSRDPKPRLRWTPDLHERFVEAVTKLGGPDKATPKSVLRLMGMKGLTLYHLKSHLQKYRMGKQSKKDTGFETNRGAFAAQGISFSSAVPPNVPSAGNSNMGETPLADALRYQIEVQRKLHEQLEVQKKLQMRIEAQGKYLQTILEKAQKNLSYEAGGDATLETTRSQLTDFNLALSGFMDDATQACQQNGGELAKALSDDGLRAGNLGFQLYHGGDDVKCATDEDLLLLDLNIKGGYDHRLSAHGMPRGAVDLTVGQHRR
- the LOC123145187 gene encoding uncharacterized protein isoform X1, translating into MFEGMERAGYGVGAGVVLSRDPKPRLRWTPDLHERFVEAVTKLGGPDKATPKSVLRLMGMKGLTLYHLKSHLQKYRMGKQSKKDTGFETNRGAFAAQGISFSSAVPPNVPSAGNSNMGKFYTDITKCWISPVKEKCCISLSIPNQFMYFFTLNEQVTYEMSPRNATRGCFKISNRSPKEAARTARGSEEAADAHRGAREVPANDPGEGPEEPLLRSRRRRNPRDYQVAAHRLQPSPLGVHGRRDAGVPAERRGAGQGPLRRRPQSRQPGLPALPRRRRREMRHRRGPAPAGPEHQRRVRSPAVRPRHAARRGGPDGRPAPEVKMCFGRRASVVFKSSS
- the LOC123145187 gene encoding uncharacterized protein isoform X2; amino-acid sequence: MFEGMERAGYGVGAGVVLSRDPKPRLRWTPDLHERFVEAVTKLGGPDKATPKSVLRLMGMKGLTLYHLKSHLQKYRMGKQSKKDTGFETNRGAFAAQGISFSSAVPPNVPSAGNSNMGKFYTDITKCWISPVKEKCCISLSIPNQFMYFFTLNEQRNATRGCFKISNRSPKEAARTARGSEEAADAHRGAREVPANDPGEGPEEPLLRSRRRRNPRDYQVAAHRLQPSPLGVHGRRDAGVPAERRGAGQGPLRRRPQSRQPGLPALPRRRRREMRHRRGPAPAGPEHQRRVRSPAVRPRHAARRGGPDGRPAPEVKMCFGRRASVVFKSSS